Genomic DNA from Xiphophorus hellerii strain 12219 chromosome 16, Xiphophorus_hellerii-4.1, whole genome shotgun sequence:
aaaaaaatcaggagTGTTTGTCCGACATAACAGTCAAAAGTGCGATTATCAAAATGTCACAAGTACTATGGTGTGAATTCCAATTAACGTCGAGTTAAAATAATAactgaatgtttctttttccccctgcaaaataaaatgaaggaaaagtatgaaaaatgtgattattcAGTGCAGTGAAGCGGAATGTAATCTGGTCAGGAGATGGTGAGGACTTGCAATCTGTTAGGAGTATAACAAGATGGCTGCGGCTTAAACATGCCTCTCTCACGTAGATAAAACATGcattcaaatatttaatattatgacAGAGGAAAACTTGTAACAAAGGGTAAATTGTTAACTTCTCTGGCACCTgcggaaaacaacaaaatgcgCCACATGTGCAGAGAGAAAACTTATCGTGCGCACTTTGGCCAACCTCTTTACCAGAGCCAGACAAGGGGAGCAGTCCATTCACAAGAAATTCCACAACATCTGTTTGGTGTCACACAATAAGGGCGCGGTGGAGTGTACAGGCAGGCCAGCTGAACTACTGCTGGAGGTTCCGCCAGGGGACAGGCTCCTGGTACGGAGGAGGAGGGCGGGGAGGAAAAGGAGCAGGAGAGCAAAGAGAGCAGAGGCAGAGGTGGAGATTCGGGTGAGCGCCAGGTAGGTTTGAGGCCCTTTGGAGAGTAGCCAGGTAAATTTGTGTGCTTCCAGATGTTCAGGAAGAGAACCTCCGCGACAGTTTCCCGTCATGCCCCCGGAAGTCCAGCTGCGTTGTGCACCGGAGGGTCTGGAGCCGGAGTGTGGCTGGCCCAATGTTTAGGAGGTTAAGTAGGAACGCCACGGAATCAGATATGGAGGATGAAGGTGTGGGGGTCGTTACTGGTCTGCACAGATGGCATGTATGCGCGCGTGTAAaggcgtgtgcgtgcgtgtgttaTGATAGGGTTGGATGATGCCCTGGTCACATGGGCAGCAGTAATTGGCCTCCATATTGACCAGTTTGCGGCGCTGGGGGGCGGGCGGTCTCCCAGCTGGATCTGTCAGATGGCATCGCATCCACCTCACTGATCACTCCTCCACGGACGACCTCCGAACCTCTACCCTTTTCCCCCTTTCATCTGTCTTGTCCTTCCCTTCATCCTTCTATCTCCACCACCTTTAATCTTGCCGTGCCCGCCTCTCCTGTCATCACAGCCATCTTCATTTCAGAGCTCCTTCACACTTTTAGCAAGAACTACAAGAGCGCCAAAGGAGAGGCAAGGAAGTTATCATAGATAATTCAACTTTCATATTCACAACTTTAATTATAGATCCCCAGTGTTTGGCAACGTTTTTACTGCATCACCTGGATCAACTAATTGGGGTCTCACAGTAGGTTTTAGGGAGTTTGGACCGCACAAATTTTCACAACTGCAGCAACTCCGGAACTGTTTTTTATCCTTTAGTAACTTGTAGCAAAATTTTAGTGAATTCTAAGAGTCATTGTCCACGTGGGTCCAGTCTTTAACTTTATGGATAATAACTTGACAATTCCACACAATGTTCTTTCTTGTTTGTGCTATCTTCCACAATGCAACAAAACACGTGCACaacatgatactgccaccatcATTCTTCACAGTTTTGAATGGTGTTCCCACGTTTAAAAGCTTCAAAAACTGTGATGggattttttaatgttttcatgatACATCAACATTAACGACGGTATTTGCTGATATTAGTTGTTGCTTAACATATCGGTATCCACCCTATAAGTAAAATTGTGTTAatgtaaaatgcaaacaattttTGTCATTGTATTAAAATGGTGGGGAAATGAGGTAATATTGGTTTATATTGGTTAATGGACAGTTTTAATATTGCATACCAATTTTGGCCCAAAATCTTCAtatcggtgcatctctacactgaaagaaaaaagctgttcattttacttaattttattgtgtaCATCCGTCCCACACAATGCAAATAAGTAGAACCGACATATTTTCCCTCTTTCCCTCAAATACTTAAAGCTCGTcaaatcaacatattttatttacatgagattacttgaaaatattaagttgaaactacaaacattttatctcttaccataatgtaaatatattatgtattatcaataactttttttatgtctCAGCAACACTATTGTAATGAATAACACCAGCTTATTTTTCATTGCCAGTATTACTCAATGAAATTGTGTTGGGCGAACACAATTCTATCATGTTAATGGAACACATGTTACAGCTTTAAATCCTACTTAATTTTTTCAAGTTCTCTATATGCTGTTctactgtaaaaaattaaagactGATATTTgacaagaaagacaaagaaagcGAGTGCTACTgaacaaattagttttatttgaaagaaaatttaaatcacACCATTTTGtacttaacatattttaaattgaagagacataattttttttaaatttagtaaatacaatttttatgaacatgaaggaaaaCCTGAGACATATTTCTATAAAAGATGTACAAGATTATGAAAAGTATGTCAAATTTCTACAAACTGTTTTTGAACATGTATTCAAATGACATTAATTAATGCTGCAGTACATAGCTTTACAGacttttttaacatatttgttaaaactatcagtATGTTATGTCAATATGAGACAAAGCTAAACTTTTTACACCAATTATCTGTCACATGTCTTACTGATTACTATGTAATACCATAGTGATAGTctaaacaaatgtgtaaaaacaagaacatttttttacaaGGGAAACACTACATCTTAAAAGTTTATCTATAAGATATTAAtatgaaagacaaaatgatttagaaaagtatgtaaaatttctaaaacaattcTGAACATGTAATTTGCATGACAATAAATCAGtgtaatgtaacttttatagcAAATTTCTTTAACATATTTGTAACACTAAGTAGCAGTAGTGTTATAAGTAGCACTACATACTGGAACGTAAAAGCTGCTGAAGCCCAGTCTTTCAGGTGAACGttcctcattaaaaaaatacatttctgtccTCCAATAAAGAATAcaacaagaaatacaaaaactgaACATGAGAACATTACCAAATTAAACATGAGAAAATCTCTATTCACTCATAGAGGTGGTTTTTAAGGGACAATGCCTTGTTTGACAGTTTACCTCCATCCAGTTCCATTACTATTTTCTGTAATACCTCGAAAGTGTAGCGGAGGTCAGCAGGGTAGGCGAGGTTCATTGCATATATCAGTCCAAAAAGCATTGCAACAGCTGTTGGCACACTATCCAAATTGGACAACACTCTGATGCCTTCAAGAACGACCCCGATGTCTTCATCTGCTGAAGAACAGtctttaagatgaaaaacacCGATGGTGGTGGCTCCAATACCCTCTTCAATATTAGCTTCATCCACACCCTATGTGAAGAAATGACAAATTAATCTCTTTCTCTAGACCTAGCTGTATCTAGTTCTAGGTATATAGATATAGTTAACATAACATAGAGAAAGAAatagatatatagatagattTATATAGATCGACAGTTTTAGAGATAGATTTAGAGAAATAGATAgttttagatagatagatatctcTAGTCCTTTCTCTACAGATATCTCTAAGTATACCTACATGTAGATATAGACAGATCTATGTGTCTATTTATGTAAAGATAGATCTATCTCTAGATATCTAGAGACATCTAAGTCTATATAGATACAACTATATGCAGATCTAAATCTATTTCTATATTTAGATTGATTTATCTATCACTAGGTGTAAATACACATTAAGATACATACCACATATTTATGGATGAGCTTGGCTGGATCTTCTCCCATATATATGCAGACTCCCTTAATGACACACTCCCGTGCAACATCAACATCTTCACACTGAAGGAAATTCAGTAtgaaaaaattagaatttttttcaagcCTTGTGCTTCACAATGAAGTTTAATAATGTACTTTAcccaaatgttttttatggtgAAGAGATAGAAACTAATAAAgttaaaagtaaagttttaaatgaaaataagcaaGAGTAAAAGTCCAAGttgacaacatttaaaacaagaaaaatgtaattttctataTTATTAGTTGTGTTATGGCTACATCACTTACATCATCCATTTGTGCAACAATTTGTCTAAGCTTTTGTCCGAGctgtcctcctcttcttttGAAGAGCTTCCTCAGGTTGTCACAGTGGAGATCCAGTTGAGAGAAGAACTTTGAATGAAGCGGTATGGTCGTAATTCTCTTAAACTCAgcatttatctgaaaaaatGAGCACAAAGGAATGATTTTCAAATTATAAACATCTGGAAGAAGGCCACAATCACTCGTGTTGCCAAAGTGAACAGTGAAGTAAATGTGCCTAGACATCTTAGATTAACACAGTATCCAAAAAAACATGTATGAGACAGGTCATACCTCTCTAATGTCAAATAGACCAAGCCATCTTGACATGAAAGCCTCCACCATCGGTGCATCACGAACAACTTCATGTCTTCTGTATGCAAAAGTTTGGACCTACTTGACACTTTTTCTGAGCACCCCTTACAACTCCACATTACCAGCACCACCTAAACCTGTAACACACAAAGATAACCTTGAGTGAGATAACTGAAAATCCAGCAGGTAACttcacatatataaaaaaaaaaagaaaaaaaaaatctaagctcTTCACCAGATTACCAAAACTCAATGTCCTGACAAATATCTGCCATCAGCATAAAATTC
This window encodes:
- the LOC116734935 gene encoding uncharacterized protein LOC116734935 yields the protein MVEAFMSRWLGLFDIREINAEFKRITTIPLHSKFFSQLDLHCDNLRKLFKRRGGQLGQKLRQIVAQMDDCEDVDVARECVIKGVCIYMGEDPAKLIHKYVGVDEANIEEGIGATTIGVFHLKDCSSADEDIGVVLEGIRVLSNLDSVPTAVAMLFGLIYAMNLAYPADLRYTFEVLQKIVMELDGGKLSNKALSLKNHLYE